The following are from one region of the Rhizobacter sp. AJA081-3 genome:
- a CDS encoding UxaA family hydrolase, which yields MIHFVLHDASDTVAVVVVEGVKAGMALTGWIMDEDRMVDIVARQDIPIGHKVALKAMKPGDTVIKYGIDMGKVVAPIEAGEHAHVQNIKTKRW from the coding sequence ATGATTCATTTCGTATTGCACGACGCCAGCGACACCGTCGCCGTCGTGGTGGTGGAGGGCGTGAAGGCCGGCATGGCGCTGACCGGCTGGATCATGGACGAGGACCGCATGGTCGACATCGTCGCCCGGCAGGACATCCCGATCGGCCACAAGGTGGCGCTCAAGGCGATGAAGCCCGGCGACACCGTCATCAAGTACGGCATCGACATGGGCAAGGTGGTCGCCCCGATCGAGGCCGGCGAGCACGCGCACGTGCAGAACATCAAGACCAAGCGTTGGTAA
- a CDS encoding UxaA family hydrolase — protein sequence MSIITKDTTFLGYRRENGRVGVRNHVIILPLDDLSNAAAEAVAHNIKGAMAIPHPYGRLQFGADLELHFRTLIGTGCNPNVAAVVVIGIEDGWTKKVVDGIAATGKPVAGFGIEGHGDHDTILRASKAAREYVQWASEKQREACAIHELWVSTKCGESDTTSGCGANPTVGNAFDKLHPLGTTLCFGETTELTGGEQIVAARCKTPEVREKFMFMFNRYQDVINRHKTTDLSESQPTKGNIAGGLTTIEEKALGNIQKIGKKCTVDGVIDKAEMPAHPGLWFMDSSSAAAEMVTLCAASGYAVHFFPTGQGNVIGNPILPVIKICANPRTVRLMSEHVDVDTSGLLQREITLDQAGDRLLENMLRTANGRLTAAEALGHREFVLTRLFESA from the coding sequence ATGAGCATCATCACCAAGGACACCACCTTCCTCGGCTACCGCCGCGAGAACGGCCGCGTCGGCGTTCGCAACCACGTCATCATCCTGCCGCTGGACGACCTGTCGAACGCGGCCGCCGAGGCCGTCGCCCACAACATCAAGGGCGCGATGGCGATCCCGCACCCCTACGGCCGGCTGCAGTTCGGCGCCGACCTGGAGCTGCACTTCCGTACGCTGATCGGCACCGGCTGCAACCCGAACGTCGCGGCGGTCGTCGTCATCGGCATCGAGGACGGCTGGACGAAGAAGGTCGTCGACGGCATCGCCGCGACCGGCAAGCCGGTGGCCGGCTTCGGCATCGAGGGCCATGGCGACCACGACACCATCTTGCGCGCCAGCAAGGCGGCGCGCGAGTACGTGCAGTGGGCCAGCGAGAAGCAGCGCGAGGCCTGCGCGATCCACGAGCTGTGGGTCTCCACCAAGTGCGGCGAGAGCGACACCACCAGCGGTTGCGGCGCCAACCCGACCGTGGGCAACGCCTTCGACAAGCTGCACCCGCTGGGCACCACCCTGTGCTTCGGCGAAACGACCGAGCTGACCGGCGGCGAGCAGATCGTCGCGGCGCGCTGCAAGACGCCCGAGGTGCGCGAGAAGTTCATGTTCATGTTCAACCGCTACCAGGACGTGATCAACCGCCACAAGACCACCGACCTCAGCGAAAGCCAGCCGACCAAGGGCAACATCGCCGGCGGCCTGACGACGATCGAGGAGAAGGCGCTGGGCAACATCCAGAAGATCGGCAAGAAGTGCACCGTCGACGGCGTGATCGACAAGGCCGAGATGCCCGCCCACCCGGGCCTGTGGTTCATGGATTCGTCCAGCGCGGCGGCCGAGATGGTGACGCTGTGCGCGGCCTCCGGGTACGCGGTGCACTTCTTCCCCACCGGCCAGGGCAACGTGATCGGCAACCCGATCCTGCCGGTCATCAAGATCTGCGCGAACCCGCGCACCGTGCGCCTGATGAGCGAGCACGTCGACGTCGACACTTCGGGCCTGCTGCAGCGCGAGATCACGCTCGACCAGGCCGGCGACCGGCTGCTCGAGAACATGCTGCGCACGGCCAACGGGCGCCTGACCGCCGCCGAGGCGCTGGGCCACCGCGAGTTCGTGCTGACGCGGCTGTTCGAGAGCGCCTGA
- a CDS encoding hydroxyacid dehydrogenase has product MARVVISEFMDAAAVAQLAARHDVLYDAALVDDAPRLLAEAAKADAIVVRNRTQVRGALLEALRRCKVVGRLGVGLDNIDVAGCESRGILVVPATGANALSVAEYVVGTAMLLLRGAYQSSAAVSAGQWPRTALSNGREIAGKTLGLIGFGSIGQLTATRARALGMTVIAFDAMMDEDHPAFAAVGVRCTGLDEVIRSADVLSLHVPLVESTRGLFDAARIASMKPGAVLINTARGGILDEAAVAAALKSGQLGGAAIDVFGTEPLPAAPHFEACPNLVLTPHVAGLTAEANERVSSLIAQKVLEALA; this is encoded by the coding sequence ATGGCGCGGGTGGTGATCTCGGAGTTCATGGACGCGGCCGCCGTGGCGCAGCTCGCGGCCAGGCACGACGTGCTCTACGACGCGGCGCTGGTCGACGATGCGCCGCGCCTGCTCGCCGAAGCGGCGAAGGCCGACGCGATCGTCGTGCGCAACCGCACCCAGGTTCGCGGCGCGCTGCTCGAGGCGCTGCGGCGCTGCAAGGTGGTCGGCCGGCTCGGCGTGGGGCTGGACAACATCGACGTGGCCGGCTGCGAATCGCGCGGCATTCTCGTGGTCCCGGCCACCGGCGCGAACGCGCTGTCGGTTGCCGAGTACGTGGTCGGCACGGCGATGCTGCTGCTGCGCGGGGCTTACCAGTCCAGCGCGGCGGTGTCCGCCGGGCAGTGGCCGCGCACGGCGCTGTCCAATGGCCGCGAGATCGCCGGCAAGACGCTGGGCCTGATCGGCTTCGGCTCGATCGGCCAGCTCACCGCGACGCGCGCGCGGGCGCTGGGCATGACGGTGATCGCCTTCGACGCGATGATGGACGAAGACCACCCCGCCTTCGCCGCGGTCGGTGTGCGCTGCACCGGCCTGGACGAGGTGATTCGCAGCGCCGACGTGCTCAGCCTGCACGTACCGCTGGTGGAGTCGACGCGCGGGCTGTTCGACGCCGCGCGCATCGCCTCGATGAAGCCGGGCGCCGTGCTCATCAACACCGCCCGCGGCGGCATCCTCGACGAGGCGGCCGTCGCCGCGGCGCTGAAGAGTGGTCAGCTCGGCGGCGCGGCGATCGACGTGTTCGGCACCGAGCCGTTGCCGGCCGCGCCGCATTTCGAGGCTTGCCCGAACCTGGTGTTGACGCCGCACGTGGCCGGCCTCACGGCCGAGGCGAACGAGCGGGTGTCCTCGCTGATCGCACAGAAAGTGCTGGAGGCGCTGGCATGA
- a CDS encoding Ldh family oxidoreductase, with product MKLAIGQLQALVAGALLRAGANATMAECTARALVLAEAQGLVSHGLSRVPQYSGHLRTGRVNGAALPGVLRRKGGALLVDAQEGLAFPACELAVREAIAAAREHGVAFAGVTNSHHCGVVVDHLRLAAAAGMVGLGFANSPSAMPAAGGRHPIFGTNPVAAVFPRRGADPLMIDLSLSEVARGKLMVAAKEGKSIPAGWALDKDGQPTTDPKAGMEGSMLPIGAVSSPKGAMLALVVELLVTALIGANFGFEASSFFVDEGNRPRIGQAFILVDPGALAGADSYLDRIEVLIAEMLRDEGVRLPGARREVLRRRAEAEGIEVADNMLAVLRG from the coding sequence ATGAAGCTCGCCATCGGACAGCTGCAGGCGCTGGTGGCCGGTGCACTGCTGCGCGCCGGCGCCAACGCCACGATGGCCGAGTGCACCGCGCGTGCGCTGGTGCTCGCGGAAGCGCAGGGGCTGGTCTCTCACGGGCTGAGCCGCGTCCCGCAGTACAGCGGGCACCTGAGGACCGGCCGCGTCAACGGTGCGGCGCTGCCCGGCGTGCTGCGCCGCAAGGGCGGGGCGCTGCTGGTCGACGCCCAGGAGGGCCTGGCCTTCCCGGCCTGCGAGCTGGCGGTGCGCGAGGCCATCGCGGCAGCGCGCGAGCATGGCGTGGCCTTCGCCGGTGTGACGAACAGCCACCACTGCGGCGTGGTCGTCGATCACCTGCGCCTGGCGGCCGCAGCCGGGATGGTCGGGCTGGGTTTTGCGAACTCGCCCTCGGCGATGCCGGCGGCCGGCGGCCGGCATCCGATCTTCGGCACCAACCCGGTGGCGGCGGTGTTCCCGCGCCGCGGTGCGGACCCGCTGATGATCGACCTGAGCCTGTCGGAGGTGGCGCGCGGCAAGCTGATGGTCGCCGCCAAGGAAGGCAAGTCCATCCCGGCCGGCTGGGCGCTCGACAAGGACGGCCAGCCCACCACCGACCCGAAGGCCGGCATGGAGGGCTCGATGCTGCCGATCGGCGCCGTCTCCTCGCCCAAGGGCGCGATGCTCGCGCTGGTGGTCGAGCTGCTGGTCACCGCGCTGATCGGCGCGAACTTCGGCTTCGAGGCTTCGAGCTTCTTCGTCGACGAGGGCAACCGGCCGCGCATCGGCCAGGCCTTCATCCTCGTCGACCCGGGCGCGTTGGCCGGGGCGGACAGCTACCTCGACCGCATCGAGGTGCTGATCGCCGAGATGCTGCGCGACGAAGGCGTGCGACTGCCCGGCGCGCGCCGCGAGGTGCTGCGTCGGCGTGCCGAGGCCGAGGGCATCGAGGTGGCCGACAACATGCTCGCCGTGCTGCGCGGCTGA
- a CDS encoding tripartite tricarboxylate transporter substrate binding protein, which yields MQRRDLLKALPLLLPSSLAWAQADYPKAGGTIRYVVPFPPGGLTDVMARLVGQQLGTRWGVNVVIDNKPGNGGQIGAAEVAKSAGDGQTLLAITLTHAANVTLFKGKASFDFQKELRPVALLAGSPILVVVPAASPIKDFAGLIAAARGGKLNAGSSGNGTPPHLTLALFNDLMKTEVQHVPYKGGAPSMTDLIGGQLDLVFSNMPESIAHVKSGKLRALAIASSDRHPLVPDVPTTAEAGLPQLAVENWTAIMVPAATPEAAVAKLGAEVLKIMAAPEIEERARTQGFRVDARGPQAFGAYLNSEVERWAKVIAAAKISAD from the coding sequence ATGCAACGACGCGATCTGCTCAAGGCACTGCCCCTGCTGCTGCCTTCCTCCCTGGCCTGGGCCCAGGCCGACTATCCGAAGGCCGGCGGCACGATCCGCTACGTCGTGCCCTTCCCGCCGGGCGGCTTGACGGACGTGATGGCGCGCCTGGTCGGGCAGCAGCTCGGCACGCGCTGGGGCGTCAACGTGGTGATCGACAACAAGCCCGGCAACGGCGGGCAGATCGGTGCGGCCGAGGTGGCCAAGTCTGCGGGCGATGGCCAGACGCTGCTGGCCATCACGCTGACACACGCCGCCAACGTGACGCTGTTCAAGGGCAAGGCCAGCTTCGATTTCCAGAAGGAGCTGCGGCCGGTGGCGCTGCTGGCCGGCTCGCCGATCCTGGTGGTCGTGCCCGCGGCCAGCCCCATCAAGGACTTCGCCGGGCTGATTGCCGCGGCGCGCGGCGGCAAGCTCAACGCCGGCTCCAGCGGCAACGGCACGCCGCCGCACCTGACGCTGGCGCTGTTCAACGACCTGATGAAGACCGAGGTGCAGCACGTGCCCTACAAGGGCGGCGCACCGTCGATGACCGACCTGATCGGCGGCCAGCTCGACCTGGTGTTTTCCAACATGCCCGAAAGCATCGCCCACGTGAAGAGCGGCAAGCTGCGTGCGCTGGCTATCGCCAGCAGCGACCGCCACCCACTGGTGCCCGACGTGCCGACCACCGCCGAGGCTGGCCTGCCGCAGCTCGCGGTGGAGAACTGGACGGCGATCATGGTGCCGGCGGCCACGCCCGAGGCGGCGGTGGCCAAACTCGGCGCCGAGGTGCTGAAGATCATGGCCGCGCCGGAGATCGAGGAGCGCGCGCGCACGCAGGGTTTCCGCGTCGACGCGCGCGGGCCGCAGGCCTTCGGGGCTTATCTGAACAGCGAGGTCGAACGCTGGGCCAAGGTGATCGCCGCGGCGAAGATTTCGGCGGACTGA
- a CDS encoding molybdopterin-synthase adenylyltransferase MoeB: MSDEQLLRYSRHILLDEIGVEGQQKLLEAHALVIGAGGLGSPVALYLGTAGVGTITLVDHDTVDVTNLQRQIAHTLERVGQPKVGSAARAIAAINPEVRVVGLQERADAQRLDALVAAADVVLDCSDNFSTRHAVNAACVAHRKPLVSGAAIGFDGQISVYDTRADNNPCYACIFPPEATFEEVRCATMGVFAPLVGIIGTMQAAEALKLLAGVGSSLAGRLQMLDARSMEWNEIRVARAPKCPVCAALRQGA, encoded by the coding sequence CTGAGCGATGAGCAGCTGCTGCGCTACTCGCGCCACATCCTGCTCGATGAGATCGGCGTCGAGGGCCAGCAGAAGCTGCTCGAAGCCCACGCCCTGGTGATCGGCGCGGGGGGGCTGGGTTCGCCGGTCGCGCTGTACCTGGGCACGGCCGGCGTCGGAACGATCACACTGGTCGATCACGACACCGTCGACGTGACCAACCTGCAGCGGCAGATCGCCCACACCCTGGAGCGGGTCGGCCAGCCCAAGGTCGGCTCCGCGGCGCGGGCCATCGCCGCCATCAACCCGGAGGTACGTGTCGTCGGCCTGCAGGAGCGTGCCGACGCGCAGCGGCTCGATGCGCTGGTGGCTGCCGCCGACGTGGTGCTCGACTGCAGCGACAACTTCAGCACCCGCCATGCGGTGAACGCCGCCTGCGTAGCGCACCGCAAGCCGCTGGTGTCGGGCGCGGCGATCGGCTTCGACGGCCAGATCTCGGTCTACGACACGCGTGCCGACAACAACCCTTGCTACGCCTGCATCTTCCCGCCCGAAGCCACCTTCGAGGAAGTGCGCTGCGCCACCATGGGCGTGTTCGCGCCACTGGTGGGCATCATCGGCACCATGCAGGCGGCCGAGGCGCTCAAGCTGCTCGCCGGCGTGGGCAGCTCGCTGGCCGGGCGGCTGCAGATGCTCGACGCACGATCGATGGAGTGGAACGAGATCCGCGTCGCCCGGGCACCGAAGTGCCCGGTGTGTGCGGCGCTGCGTCAGGGCGCGTAG
- a CDS encoding S41 family peptidase, whose amino-acid sequence MGIKLKVAGWLALGAVAGALTTMQFQAIARSSSVSQLPLEELQQLAAVFGMVKSDYVEPVDEKKLINDAISGMVSGLDPHSQFFDKKTFKEFREGTSGRFVGVGIEIGMEDGLVKVVSPIEGSPAFRAGLKSGDLITKIDDTVVKGLTMDQAVKKMRGEPNTKVVLTVFRKTETRSFPVTIVREEIRVQSVRSKVVEPGYAWLRVSQFQDRTVDDFARKLEEIYKQDPNLKGLVLDLRNDPGGLLEGAVAISAAFLPSDAVVVTTNGQIADSKATFKAAPEYYLRRGGSDPLRKLPEGVKKVPLVVLVNEGSASASEIVAGALQDHKRAIVMGAQTFGKGSVQTVRQLGPDTALKITTARYYTPSGASIQAKGIVPDVMLDETAEGNVFAALRVREADLEKHIASGQGAEMKDEAREKAREEARKKLEDEAQKKAATAKPLPEFGSAEDFQLAQALNRLKGKPVLVSKTIVERKAEASMTN is encoded by the coding sequence ATGGGAATCAAACTCAAGGTTGCGGGCTGGCTGGCTCTGGGCGCTGTCGCCGGGGCGCTGACCACCATGCAGTTCCAGGCGATCGCCCGCAGCAGCTCGGTCTCGCAGCTGCCGCTGGAGGAGCTGCAGCAACTCGCCGCCGTGTTCGGCATGGTCAAGAGCGACTACGTCGAGCCGGTCGACGAGAAGAAGCTCATCAACGACGCCATCTCGGGCATGGTCTCGGGGCTCGATCCGCACTCGCAGTTCTTCGACAAGAAGACCTTCAAGGAATTCCGCGAAGGCACCAGCGGCCGCTTCGTCGGCGTGGGCATCGAGATCGGCATGGAAGACGGCCTGGTCAAGGTGGTCTCGCCGATCGAGGGCTCGCCCGCCTTCCGCGCCGGCCTGAAGAGCGGTGACCTGATCACCAAGATCGACGACACCGTCGTCAAGGGCCTGACGATGGACCAGGCCGTCAAGAAGATGCGCGGCGAGCCCAACACCAAGGTGGTGCTCACGGTGTTCCGCAAGACCGAGACGCGCAGCTTCCCCGTGACCATCGTGCGCGAAGAGATCCGCGTGCAGAGCGTGCGCTCCAAGGTCGTCGAGCCCGGCTACGCCTGGCTGCGCGTGAGCCAGTTCCAGGACCGCACCGTCGACGACTTCGCCCGCAAACTCGAAGAGATCTACAAGCAGGACCCGAACCTCAAGGGCCTGGTGCTCGACCTGCGCAACGACCCGGGCGGCCTGCTCGAGGGTGCGGTGGCCATCTCGGCGGCCTTCCTGCCCAGCGACGCCGTGGTGGTGACCACCAACGGCCAGATCGCCGACTCCAAGGCCACCTTCAAGGCGGCGCCCGAGTACTACCTGCGTCGCGGCGGCAGCGACCCGCTGCGCAAGCTGCCCGAAGGCGTGAAGAAGGTGCCGCTGGTGGTGCTGGTCAACGAAGGCTCGGCCTCGGCCAGCGAGATCGTCGCCGGAGCGCTGCAGGACCACAAGCGTGCCATCGTGATGGGGGCGCAGACCTTCGGCAAGGGCTCGGTGCAGACGGTTCGCCAGCTCGGCCCCGACACCGCGCTGAAGATCACCACCGCGCGCTACTACACGCCCAGCGGCGCGTCGATCCAGGCCAAGGGCATCGTGCCCGACGTGATGCTCGACGAGACCGCCGAAGGCAACGTGTTCGCCGCCCTGCGCGTGCGCGAAGCCGACCTGGAGAAGCACATCGCCAGCGGCCAGGGCGCCGAAATGAAGGACGAGGCGCGCGAGAAGGCCCGCGAGGAAGCGCGCAAGAAGCTGGAAGACGAGGCGCAGAAGAAGGCCGCCACGGCCAAGCCGCTGCCCGAATTCGGCTCGGCGGAAGATTTCCAGCTGGCCCAGGCGCTGAACCGCCTGAAGGGCAAGCCGGTGCTGGTCAGCAAGACCATCGTCGAGCGCAAGGCCGAAGCCAGCATGACCAACTGA
- a CDS encoding ABC transporter ATP-binding protein, whose protein sequence is MFLAIEHASVSYPGQTARAAVDAVTLGLRRGEIGVLIGPSGCGKTSLLRAVAGLERLAAGRIRIDGEVLADAATGQHLSPEARRIGMVFQDYALFPHLSVEANVDFGIRHLSGAQRRQRTQEVLDLVGLAHAAKRAPHQLSGGQQQRIALARALAPNPRLLLLDEPFSSLDVDLRERLAQELRAILKQAGTTALFVTHDQMEAFAVGELIGVMNRGRLEQWDDPYALYHRPATRFVADFIGHGVFTTAQIVSQGDDPVDGHCNCIVRTPLGDLTDVAECPLPEAYPDGKCEVLLRADDIVHDDLAPVRARIESKTFRGAEFLYTLRLASGEKLMAHVPSHHDHQIGEWIGIRAEVDHVVTFERSAA, encoded by the coding sequence ATGTTCCTCGCCATCGAACACGCCTCGGTCAGCTATCCGGGCCAAACAGCCCGCGCCGCGGTCGATGCCGTCACGCTGGGGCTGCGCCGCGGTGAGATCGGCGTGCTGATCGGCCCCTCGGGCTGCGGCAAGACCTCGCTGCTGCGTGCAGTGGCCGGCCTGGAGCGGCTGGCCGCCGGCCGCATCCGCATCGACGGCGAGGTGCTGGCCGACGCTGCCACCGGGCAGCACCTCTCGCCCGAGGCGCGGCGCATCGGCATGGTGTTCCAGGACTACGCGCTGTTCCCGCACCTGAGCGTGGAGGCCAACGTCGACTTCGGCATCCGCCACCTGAGCGGCGCGCAGCGGCGCCAGCGCACGCAGGAGGTTCTCGATCTCGTCGGGCTGGCGCATGCCGCCAAGCGGGCGCCGCACCAGCTGTCGGGCGGCCAGCAGCAGCGCATCGCGCTGGCCCGTGCCCTGGCACCGAACCCGCGGCTGCTGCTGCTGGACGAGCCCTTCTCCAGCCTCGACGTCGACCTGCGCGAGCGGCTCGCCCAGGAACTTCGCGCGATCCTCAAGCAGGCCGGCACCACGGCGCTGTTCGTCACCCACGACCAGATGGAAGCCTTCGCGGTGGGCGAGCTGATCGGCGTCATGAACCGCGGCCGCCTCGAGCAGTGGGACGACCCTTACGCCCTGTACCACCGCCCGGCGACACGTTTCGTCGCCGATTTCATCGGCCACGGCGTGTTCACGACGGCGCAGATCGTCTCGCAGGGCGACGATCCGGTCGACGGCCACTGCAACTGCATCGTGCGCACCCCGCTGGGCGACCTGACCGACGTGGCCGAGTGCCCGCTGCCCGAGGCCTACCCCGACGGGAAGTGCGAAGTGCTGCTGCGCGCCGACGACATCGTGCACGACGACCTCGCCCCGGTGCGCGCCCGCATCGAAAGCAAGACTTTTCGCGGCGCCGAGTTTCTTTACACGTTGCGCCTGGCCAGCGGCGAGAAGCTGATGGCCCACGTGCCATCGCACCACGACCACCAGATCGGCGAGTGGATCGGCATCCGTGCCGAGGTGGATCACGTGGTGACTTTCGAGCGAAGCGCGGCCTGA
- a CDS encoding iron ABC transporter permease yields MSRLLTFACLLLAVPVLGVLGSWIGLDAASLQVLRHQFDTVLPEYALNSLLLALTVAIGVALLGGATAALVALFDFPLRRVFEWALLLPLAMPAYVLAYAATDFLQFSGPLQNGLRAWTGATGALWPDVRSLWGAAALFVLCLYPYVYLLTRAALSERAVPLMEAARLLGAGTARRVREVALPLARPALAAGVALALMETLADYGVGAYFGLSTFTTGIYKAWLVMYDRDAAAQLASLLLVLVALLLWVEQRAQKRLRFSATRSGAVHAAEARAIPLTGTRAALAVLVCALPVLLGFVLPVLVLLRLVWIEAAHGEVGLPLARFAQWAWVSFKLAGLAAVLATSVALLLGFSLRLRESVALRLSARVVSLGYAVPGAVIAVGILLPVGWLQERFPQLGSAALVTGTLFGLMYAYLVRFSAVALQSIEAGYARVPSSIDETAHLLGASRRRMFFELHAPLLRRAGLAALLLVFVDVMKELPATLVLRPFNSDTLAVVAYQLARDERLGEAALPSLAIVLVGLLPVLLLSRSMRPDAAQR; encoded by the coding sequence ATGTCCCGACTGCTGACCTTCGCCTGCCTGCTGCTTGCCGTGCCCGTGCTGGGTGTGCTGGGGTCCTGGATCGGCCTGGACGCCGCCAGCCTGCAGGTGCTGCGCCACCAGTTCGACACCGTGCTGCCGGAGTACGCACTGAACTCGCTGCTGCTCGCGCTGACGGTGGCCATCGGCGTGGCCCTGCTCGGGGGGGCCACGGCCGCGCTGGTGGCCTTGTTCGACTTCCCGCTGCGCCGCGTCTTCGAGTGGGCGCTGCTGCTGCCGCTGGCCATGCCAGCCTATGTGCTGGCCTATGCGGCCACCGACTTCCTGCAGTTCAGCGGGCCGCTGCAGAACGGGCTGCGGGCCTGGACCGGTGCCACCGGCGCGCTGTGGCCCGACGTGCGCAGCTTGTGGGGTGCGGCCGCCCTGTTCGTGCTGTGCCTGTACCCGTACGTCTACCTCCTGACCCGTGCCGCGCTGAGCGAACGCGCGGTGCCGCTGATGGAAGCCGCCCGGCTGCTCGGCGCCGGCACCGCCCGGCGCGTGCGCGAGGTGGCGCTGCCGCTGGCCCGCCCGGCCCTGGCCGCCGGCGTGGCGCTGGCGCTCATGGAGACGCTGGCCGACTATGGTGTTGGTGCCTACTTCGGTTTGTCGACCTTCACCACCGGCATCTACAAGGCCTGGCTGGTGATGTACGACCGCGACGCCGCGGCGCAACTGGCTTCGTTGCTGCTGGTGCTGGTGGCCTTGCTGCTGTGGGTCGAGCAGCGCGCCCAGAAGCGGCTGCGCTTCTCCGCCACGCGCAGCGGCGCGGTGCATGCCGCCGAGGCGCGGGCCATCCCGTTGACCGGCACGCGCGCGGCACTGGCCGTGCTCGTGTGCGCGCTGCCGGTGCTGCTCGGCTTCGTGCTGCCGGTGCTGGTGCTGCTGCGACTGGTCTGGATCGAAGCGGCACATGGCGAGGTCGGCCTGCCGCTGGCGCGCTTCGCGCAGTGGGCCTGGGTCAGCTTCAAGCTCGCGGGTCTGGCCGCAGTGCTGGCCACGTCTGTCGCGCTGCTGCTCGGCTTTTCCTTGCGCCTGCGCGAGAGCGTCGCGTTGCGTCTTTCGGCCCGCGTGGTCTCGCTCGGGTATGCGGTACCGGGCGCGGTGATCGCGGTGGGCATCCTGCTTCCGGTGGGTTGGCTGCAGGAGCGCTTCCCTCAACTCGGCAGTGCCGCGCTGGTCACCGGCACGCTGTTCGGGCTCATGTACGCCTACCTCGTGCGCTTCTCGGCAGTGGCGCTGCAGTCGATCGAGGCGGGTTATGCGCGCGTGCCGTCGTCCATCGACGAGACTGCGCACTTGCTCGGCGCATCGCGGCGGCGCATGTTCTTCGAGTTGCATGCGCCGCTGCTGCGCCGGGCCGGCCTGGCGGCCCTGCTGCTGGTGTTCGTCGACGTGATGAAGGAACTGCCGGCCACGCTGGTGCTGCGGCCGTTCAACAGCGACACACTGGCAGTGGTCGCCTACCAATTGGCCCGGGACGAACGGCTGGGCGAGGCGGCGCTGCCGTCGCTTGCGATCGTGCTGGTCGGGCTGCTGCCGGTGCTGCTGCTGTCGCGCTCGATGCGGCCGGACGCGGCTCAGCGGTGA
- the gcvA gene encoding transcriptional regulator GcvA: MQIDTMVRSLPSLDLLRGFEAAARQLSFTRAAAELFLTQSAVSRQVQALEEHLGVPLFERRHREIRLTEAGQQLYRTATEALRQLTDTADRIRAQNQTRALTVSCSIGFASLWLVPRLGDFRAQHPDIEIRIDANNRLIDLDRERVELAVRYCPAQIAPNGSQQLFGEEVMPVCSPALLDVPGKPLAEPADLRHHVLLHYQMAEKVWPTGAWPVWLETMKLHGLQAAGSVQFNQYDQLINAALEGQGVALGVSPLVRRHLRQGRLVALFEKRFASPRGYFLVTARFAAQRADVQAFSGWMQASAERDRAEP, from the coding sequence ATGCAAATCGACACCATGGTGCGCTCCCTGCCGTCGTTGGACCTGCTGCGCGGATTCGAGGCCGCAGCGCGGCAGCTCAGCTTCACGCGCGCTGCGGCCGAGCTCTTCCTCACCCAGTCGGCGGTCAGCCGCCAGGTACAGGCGCTGGAGGAGCACCTGGGGGTGCCGCTGTTCGAGCGCCGGCATCGCGAGATCCGCCTCACCGAGGCCGGGCAGCAGCTCTATCGCACGGCAACAGAGGCGCTGCGGCAGCTGACCGACACGGCCGATCGCATCCGCGCGCAGAACCAGACTCGCGCCTTGACGGTGTCATGCAGCATCGGTTTCGCCTCACTGTGGCTGGTGCCGCGGCTGGGCGACTTCCGGGCCCAGCATCCAGACATCGAGATCCGCATCGACGCCAACAACCGGCTGATCGACCTCGATCGCGAGCGCGTCGAACTCGCCGTGCGCTACTGCCCGGCGCAGATCGCGCCCAACGGCTCGCAGCAATTGTTCGGCGAGGAGGTCATGCCGGTGTGCAGCCCGGCGCTGCTCGATGTGCCAGGCAAGCCGCTGGCCGAACCCGCCGACCTTCGCCACCATGTACTGCTGCACTACCAGATGGCAGAGAAGGTCTGGCCCACCGGCGCCTGGCCGGTATGGCTGGAAACCATGAAGCTGCACGGCCTGCAGGCCGCCGGCTCGGTGCAGTTCAATCAGTACGACCAGCTCATCAATGCCGCACTCGAAGGCCAGGGCGTGGCACTGGGCGTCAGCCCACTGGTGCGTCGCCATCTGCGCCAGGGGCGCCTGGTCGCCCTGTTCGAAAAGCGTTTCGCGTCGCCGCGCGGCTACTTCCTCGTCACCGCGCGCTTCGCGGCCCAGCGGGCCGACGTGCAGGCCTTCTCCGGCTGGATGCAGGCAAGCGCCGAGCGTGACCGCGCCGAGCCGTGA
- a CDS encoding DUF2917 domain-containing protein, whose product MTIRRIDSSAGLVSLSKRDVLSLAGRPGTRIESRQGGLWVTQDGDPRDVVLACGEACVLDRDGPVLVQALEPALVMVERPAKQAARAPGLWQRLTQAAFSA is encoded by the coding sequence ATGACCATTCGCCGAATCGACAGCTCGGCCGGCCTCGTCAGCCTGTCCAAGAGAGACGTGTTGTCCTTGGCCGGCCGACCGGGAACACGCATCGAAAGCCGCCAGGGCGGCCTGTGGGTCACTCAGGACGGCGATCCTCGCGACGTCGTGCTGGCCTGCGGCGAGGCCTGCGTCCTGGACCGCGACGGGCCGGTGCTGGTGCAGGCGCTGGAGCCGGCCCTGGTGATGGTGGAACGGCCTGCGAAGCAGGCCGCCAGGGCCCCGGGGCTATGGCAGCGCCTGACCCAGGCGGCGTTCAGCGCTTGA